A region of the Terriglobia bacterium genome:
GCGATATCCCTGGCGCAGAGAAGGATCTGCAGGCCTCCATCACCAGCGATAGCAACTACCCGCTCGCCTACTTCGCGATGGGAGCCCTTCAAAATATTCAGGGTAAATTTGCCGCAGCCCAGCAGACGCTTGAGCAGGGCTTGAGAGTACAGCCAACCTCCTGGCAGGGATATTTCGAGTTGAGTAAGTCAATGCTCGGCCAGGGAAACTACCGTGACGCCCTGAAGGATGCCGTGCAGGCCGAAAACATGGGGATTAAGTACGCACCGATTCACCTGGTAAAGGCGAACGCGCTGATGGGTCTGAAGTTTTATGGCGAAGCCGCCAACGAGTTCGCGCGCTTCCTCGAGTTGGACCCCGGAGGACCTCATTCGGCAACCGCACGCAAATCCATGGAGGCAGCAAAGTCCTTCGCGGAAACCGCGTCAAACTGAATAAAGAAAATCGCATAACGGCGGAAAGACGCGGATCATAGCTACTCTTTGATCCGCGTCATTTTTTTATTCGAACTTGTCGATCTGCGTAGATCCGCGCAATCTGCGGTCACGCTTCCCTTGCTTTTTCCCGGGCCTCGGCCAGTATCTCCCCCGGCACTTCCCTCATTCTCAGATCGAAAACGAACCTCGGCTCTTCAGGTCCGCGTCCCCAGCGATTCACTTCCCAATGCGCCCTTACAAACCGCACATCCGCGCGGTCCACAACGTCGAGAAGGATCGGCGTCTCGCTCCGGTAAAATTTCTGCGGGAAGCTAAGGAGCGGCTTCGGTTCCCACGCCGTCCCATCCGCCGAGCCAAAAATCATGACATCAAGCGCCTCCTGCTCCACGGTTTCAGAAATCCTGAGCACAAGCAGGAACACGCGTTCGGCCGCGCCGCTCAGATCAATGGTTTCGCCGTCTCCCTTTACTGTGACGGTCGTATTTTCAGGGACGAGATAGGTGTCGAACATGACAGGAGATTGTACTCGGTGCCCCACATCTGCCGCAGTTAACAGATGTGGGTCTTCACCCCACGTGCTTTACGCTCATCAGGAACTCGCGAAGGATCAACGCAAATTCTTCCGACCTCTCCAGCGCCGCAAAATGCCCAGCTTGATCGATTACCCTCAATTTGCTCCCGCGAATCCCCCGGTGGATGCGCTCGATCTCCGCTGTGGGTGACGGAATATCTTCGGTGCCACCGACACAAAGCGTCGGCACTTCAATTGTTCCCAACGTTGAAATCGAGTCCTGTCGCTCGGCCATCCCAAGCTGATTGGCGATAACTCCCTTGCTCGCTGATGCCAGCGCCATCCTCCTCGCTTCGGCAGCAATATCCGGCCGATTCCTTCGCGTCGTTTCACCCAGTAGCTTCGGCAGCAGGTTGTCCATGAACATCTCTGTCCCGCGTTCCTCGATCTGCTTCACCGACTCGAATCGTCCCTTCTGCCCCTCGTCAGTGTCCGCGCCCGCGCGGGTATTGCAGAAGCCAAGCGCTGTCACTCGCTCGCGAAACCGCCGCCAGAACTCGAACAAGATGTACCCGCCAATCGACACTCCGACGAAAACGGCTTTCCCGACGCGCGCGTCATCGCAAACTCTGCGCACGTCCTCTGCATGCTTCTCCATAGTCGCTGGACCATCGCCCGGCGCAGAGTCACCCAGTCCGCGCAGGTCCGGCATGATCAGTTTGTATTGTGGAGAAAGCCGCTCGGCAACCGGCAGCCAGAAACGATGGTTCAGCGGAAAAGGATGGAGCAGGACGACAGGGGGGCCGTCGCCCTGCACGGAATACAAAATATCAGTATCGTTGCTCCGGACTTGCATGTCCGGATTCTACCCCTGTGGTGGATGACTCGCAGGCTCCGACGCCGGCGGCGCATAGTAGACACGCTCCGATTCGTTCGGCATAACAACCCACGCAATCAGGTACGCAATGAACCCACCGCCACCTAACAACGCGACAATCAGCCACACAACACGAACCATCGTGACGTCGAGATCGAAGTACTCAGCCATCCCGGCGCACACACCTGCGATCTTGCGGCCGGCCCTGGGCCGCAGCAGTCGCCGCCTGCCCTCAACCGGGCCCACTCGCTTGCCGCAATATGCGCAAAGATTCGCGTCGTCCTGGATCACCTTCCCGCAGTAATTGCAGTACATATCGTCCCCCTTACGAGTAGGATACGCCGATGCCTCCCAAAAGGTTCCCCAATCCGAGCAGCTACTCCGGACTGCTCTGCGCCTTGCTGAGCGTCTTCTTCGGCTGGGGCGGCATTTCCGTTTCGTACTGCACATTGATAGTCACGTCGGAAGCCGCACAAGGAGGCGCTGGCGGTTGAATATCGGGCGGAAGAATGGAGAGCGTGATCCTCGTCCCAGATGGAAACGGCAGGTGAAGGTCGCCACTGTCCGTGTAAGTATCAAATGCCTTACTCAGGAAAGCACCTGACATCGGTACAGCCTGAGTGACGGCTCCATTCGTGATGATGATGATGAACTGCTTGGGGCATGTTTTTGCCGGTGAGACCTCCTGAAGACCCTGGGTCACCGATGACTGTCTTGGCCCCAACATACTGAAGGCCTCGATCCTCCGTACCATTATCGGAACTGCGGGTGTCAGGACCGATATGGTCTGGGCCGTGGGCGTCTGCTTGATCGGCCCCGAATAGAGGGTTGTCGAAAACTGCCTGCCATATGCAGTCCAAGTTGACAGTATCTTTCCATGACCCGAGTTCGTTTGCGCCATCGAATCCAGAAAACTGAATAAAAGAACAATTGGCAGCCACCGTGGAATCCGCACGTTAAGCCTCCTTCAAAGGCGCGAAAACGCAGCGTCTCTCCCGGATAACGGTAACTCTGAATGCAAGACTTAGCGAATGAATTGATTGAGGTCTGACCGGCTAGTCGTAGTGATACGGCTTTCCAAGATGCTTCTTCGCCAGTTGCCCTTCCGGGCTACTGGCATCTGCCGCCAGCACTTCCTCGTACTTCTCGACTGCGCGATCACGTTCTTTCAGAGTGTCGTACATTTCCCCAGCCGCCAGGGTTGACCTGATTACGATCCGCGTCTCGGATTCCGGAAAGCTGGCGACCATTCCGAACGCCTTGGCGGCTTCATCGAACCTTCTCTGCCCGCGCAGCGTGATCCCCAGCCCGAACGCCGCCGCCTGCGGGTTGGCCGTCGGATACTTCCTTTCCTTGTAATTCTCCAGAATTTTCCTGTAACTTGCGATCGCGTCATCGGCGTGTCCCGAAGCATTCTCCAGGTTCGCGTACTCAAGCGCCACCATGTAGTTCTTCGGATACTCGTCCATCATCGACTTCACTACATTCAACGCTTCCGGATACTTCTGCTCGCGCCGCAGGAACAGGGCCAGGGCGATACGTGCGTCCATGCTCGCCGCGCAATTGGAGTCGGCAACTTCACGAAGGTAGTTGAGCCCCTTCTGCTTGTTTCCTGTGACGCCTGTAACCGCAATCATCGTTCGGTAGAACCAGTTGAGGCTTCCGATGATGTAGTTATGGACGCCGATCGTCATCTTGGCGTCGACGAACTTCGGGTCCAACTGCAACACCCGTTCGTGATCGCGCCGCGCCGCCAGCGCCGAGCGTATCGCCGACATCCACGCCTTCTGCCCCATTCCCATGAAGGTGGATCGCAGTCCGCGCTCAACTCCTCGCGCATAGAGAGCATCGATGTCGTTTGGGTTCTTGTCGAGGCGAGCGTCGCAGAGTTTCTCGCTCCGGTCCAGCAACTCGTTAATGCGCTTCGTGGTTTCCGGGTTCAGTGGCCGTTTGGCCTTCAAGTCAAGGAAGCTGTCTGTCGCATAGGTCTCGGTATCGAGCGCTCCGATGCGGTACATCTCTCCGAACACAACCGCCGCCGCCAGGTAGTTGTTGGCGATCGGATTTTCTGGGTATTCCTTCTGCAGCTGCTCGAACTCTCGTATCGAGCGTTCGTACTCCATGTCGTAGAAATGATCGAAAGCGCGCCTGGAAAGCTGGTTGTTCGCGGGATTAACCGCCTTGAAGTCCTCTCCGCCGTATGTAGAAGTTGCTAACAGTCTGAAGGAGGTTAACAGTAAGAGGGTAACGATAGCGATTCGACAATAGGGTTTCATGACTGCTGCGGTATTAGGAGTTTACCCGATTTGACATCTACTCTGGAACAGGTACAAACATCGTGTCCCCCAGGGGAGCACGAACATTATGGAAACGAACAACCTGGCTCACAACTCACTGTCGGAATTTGAGGCGGCGCAGTGGTTGGGCATCACCATTGAGGCCTTGCACAAACTTCTCGACGAGCATGTCTTCAACAATGGAACTCCTCGCCCGAAAGGTATTCTCTTCACCCATGCCGACCTACTCATGCTTTCCTATTGGTGCAAGCCGCCAAGGTCTAAGGTCCTTTCCATGCCAAGACGCCCGCATTGATCATCCGGATTCCCCCTTGCAACACAGTTGCCAATTTGCCAGCGTCGCGTAATTTCTGCCCGCTCGCGATCCATCAACCTGCCGTTCCTGATGCGCTATCTCATTGAAAATTAAGCGTTTCCCTGAATTTTCATTTGGCCCCTCCCGTGCCTCTTCATCAGTAAGTCGAGAGGAAGGCAATATGTCGGACGGAGTTCGTAACATCACTCAGGAGTATTGGCGACCCGTGCAGCCACCCCAAACGGAAATACGCAGCGTCGCCGCGGAAACGCTTTGCAGCAACTGCGGCTCGGAATACGCCATTGGAGCCCGCTTCTGCCACGTCTGTGGCAACGAGCGCGAACCCGAAACAAATTTGAGCACCCGCTCGCGCTTCCTCGACCTCATTGATTTCGACCAGATTTGCGAACGCCTTGGCCTGAGTGCCATTGCCCTGGTCTTCACATTCGTCGGCTTGGGCTGCGTGATCGGCGCCATCATGGTCGGCCTGATCTACACCGCCGACACTGTTCTCGATTGGCAGGCCGTCCAGATCTGGCGTATCCAGTGGATGCTCGGCGCACTCGTAGCCTTCGCTGCCGCCATCTTGCTGAACAAGAAGAGATCCGCGTAAGAGTTAACCACACAGAAGCGATAAGGCGCGCTGCAAAGCGCGCCTTTTTCTCATTCCTTGCAACAACGGCCGTCATCCCGAGCGCAGCTGCGCGCCCTTCGCACAGCGGGTCGAGGGACCCGAATCTACTTCGGCTGCATCGTCTGCGCCACCATCACCTGCTTCTTGAAGCTCTCCACCATATCTTCGTTCAGCCGAACTTCCGTGGGCCGCTTCGCAATGGACATGGTGTCAATCTTATCCTGCAGCTTCAGCAGCGCATAGAAGAGGTTCTCCGGCCTCGGCGGGCACCCAACCACGTAGACATCCACCGGCACGATTCGGTCCACTCCCTGCAGCGTCGCATACGTATTGAACGGCCCACCTACCGACGCACACGCGCCCATCGAAATCACCCACTTCGGCTCAGGCATCTGGTCGTAGATGCGCTTCACCACCGGCGCCATTTTCAGCGTCACCGTCCCGGCGACGATCATCAAGTCGCTCTGCCGCGGGCTCGGTCGGAACACTTCGGAGCCAAAACGTGCAATGTCAAACCGCGAGGTCGACGAAGCGATCATCTCGATCGCACAGCAGGCAAGGCCGAACGTCATGGGCCAAATCGCGGACTTCCGCGCCCAGTTGAAAACGTAATCGACCGTCGTAACCAGGAAATTCTTTTCGAACCGATTCTCAATCCAGCCCATGCAAACCCCTTAGCAAAACATCAACCCTAGCTGCCGTCATCCTGAGCGAACCACTTTCTCCGCGATGCCCAAACAGGCGTCATCCTGAGCGGAGTCGCGTTAGCGACGGAGTCGAAGGACCTGCATTTCATCCGCCCTCGACACCCTAGTCTCGCCTACCCCCTTACCCCTCGGCTGTGATTCAGGTCACAAGCATACTCCAAATCCCGAGCCGTAGCGCCGGGAGCCCTCCAGCCCGAAAGGCATTCTTCTCAGCGGTTTCGGCCGCATAGATTGCCTTTACCCAATTCGCGAAGACCATTAACATCTTCGCCATGGCGCCCAGCCGCAAACTCATTATTCGCCTCTTTCTGCCGCTCCTCTCGTTCGTGCCTATCTGCCACGCCGGGACGTACTACCGAACCGTCATTCACCGTCCGAGTGGCACCGCCACCGTTGACGCATGGAGTGACGGGCAGAAAGCCAAGTTCCAGGTTGTCGAGAGTGATGATCCGACTATGCCTGTGGATTGGAAAATAGTAACTTCGGGCACATCAAACCTGGCGCTCACGAAACCATCCGGCGACTGCGTTCAGATATCCCGCGATCGTTATGAAGAGCTGATGAGAAAACGAATTGGCCTCAAGCCGGTCGGCGGCGTAAAGCTCGAAAAACTACTCGAGGAAGACGGCGGAACAATCGCTGGATTCCCTGCCAGGCATTTTCGTTTTCGCATTTCTCTCAATTTTCAGGCCCAGGATGCCGCAGCGGCCTCGCAACAATTCGGGATCGAAGAGGATTTATGGGTAGCGCCTTCCATTCCGCAGCCCCCGCCTGTCCTCAACATGATGTTCACTCAAACTACCGGTTTCGATGAAGTCGACAAGGTCATGCAGTTCGCCGACATTAAAGGCTTCCGTCTGAAACGCACCGTCGTTATTACCCTCAACGGAGAATACCAGGGCCAGAGCGCAATAGAAGTAAAGCAGCTTCGCGAAGAATCCTTGCCACCGTCAATCTTCGCCCTGCCGGCGAACTGCTCGCCTCTTCAAATGCAATAGATTCCTTCACGCGGCATTCACATCACCGCCCAACTTCGAAGGTGCCGGTAACTTTGGCGCCGCTTTCCTCGTCCGCACAAAGGCGCTCGTTGAGAACCCTTGCCCCACGTCCGCCGACGTGAAAGGACGCGCGAGCCTGCCCGAACTCCGGAGATCCGCCACATTCTCTGGAATCTCAAAGCAGGCGACGCCTACCAGCTTGCCCACGAGGTAAGGAATGCACTGAATCAGATGGATGTCGCCTGGTTGACCTTCTGTTCCCCTGCGTTGCTGCATCCCACCCTCTTGCCCTGTACAAGCGGGTGGGATGATTTTTTGATGTACGCGGCTTGCGATTCTACGAAACTTCCGTAAACACGTACTCGTGCTGCCCATCGCGAATGATGAGCGCGCGTTTCCCTTGCCGTTCGGCGACGACGAATTCGAATCCATCATTCGTCGGGTCCGTGGTGATGAACGAGATTGTGCCGTCATCGTTCTTGCGCGACGCTACCTTGCTCTTCCACTCGCCGAAATCGAACGTGACCACGCCGTTGTTGTTCAGTACGGCGATCTCACCGAGTTCCTTGCTGACATATTTCTTCGCCAGCTTCTGAACCTCGGACGGGTCCGCCGGAACGACCAGTCGCTCGCGATCTTTCTTCAGCCGCGCCTTATATCGTGCAGCTTGCGCCGCGACATCCGCCGCCGCTTCCGGCTTGCCGTCATACACCACCTCGAGCAAACGTCGCTGGAAACCTCCCAGCAGGTACCCGCCCGTGTCGGAATTCGTTAGCAGCACGGCGCCGATCCCCGCATCCGGTATCGCCCACCAGTTGCTCTTGAATCCCGCCATGCTGCCGCCATGGCTGATCACCGATACGCCATAGCGATGGCTCTCTTCCAGTCCCATCCCGTAGCTCGCATCCTCCCCAAGCATGATCTGTGGGGTCCGGCGCATCAGCAGGTTCTCTTCCGAAACCAGTTGCTTTCCATTCGGCAGTTTGCCTTTCGTGAGTTCCAGTTCCACGTAGCGCGCCAGGTCGCTGGCCGAAGTCCACACCCCACCCGCCGGTCGCGCCGGAAGCACCGCGTAGTTGAACGCCATACTCGCCACACTGGGAGTACCGTCAATGTCGTCCCCATGCGGGCTCGCATGATCCCCCGCCAACGCGCGCTTGTAATCGAACGTCGTCGACTTCATCCCCAGCGGATCGAATACTTCTTCCTGCATCGCCCGGTCATAGGCTGTTCCAAGGTCAAGATTCGGGTACAAAATATGTGCCCCGATATAGCCCGCCGCCGACGCCATCAGGTTGCTGTACTGGAACACCTCGCCGAATTTACTCGTCGGCTCCATTGTGCTCAGCGTTGTGAACGTAGTCTCCGGCTTGGCTTGTTTGAATTCGAATATCCATTCAAGATCCTGCCTCGGCAACCCCGTGCATGCACAGATGAGATTCTTCACCAGCACTTTCTTGGTCGTGTCCTCGCTCCCAAGTTTGAAGCTCGGATAGACATTGATCACCGGCTCGTCCCACTTCAATTTCTTCTCGTCCACCAGTCTCGAAAGGAGCAGAGTTGTCATGCCTTTGGTATTCGAGGCCGCCATGAATAGCGTGTTCTCGTCCACCTTTTCCGGCTCGCCCAGTTCGCGTACGCCGAATCCGCCCTCGTACACCACGTTGCCGTGATCGATCAAAGCCATTGACGCGCCCGGTATGCCAAGCTCTTTCATCGAGGTCTCGACGAACTCTTTCAACTGCGCGATATGCGCCGCATCCAGCGTATGCGGCTTGCGACCCGCAAACGTCTCGCGCTCATACCCTTTCGGCCGCAGGCTTGCGAGAATCAGTCCTGCCGGCGCGCTGCGCTTCTCAAAAGTCATCTCTGTCCCGTCCAGTATCACGACGGTCCATTTCGTCCCTGCACGAAGCGCAATGGCCTGCACCACTGCCCGCTCATTCGGCGAGGTTTCGTACTCGAACAACTGCCGCTCGTCCCAACCCTCGCGCCCCGGACGCGGCGTCGCCAGTTTCAGCGGACGCTTAGACTCCGGCTTGTACTCGGCCCAAGCGAACGCCACTGCTGCCTTCGCATCTGCACCCTGCGCATCCACAACCACGATGTGCGTATCCGGTTCAGGCGGAGTCAGTGTGACAATGTTCTTGCCGGTCTCGATAGACCATCCTGCCGGCACTTTGAATGCAGTTCCGCCCGGCGTGGTGCGGGCAGTCTCTACATCCACCTTCTCGACAGCAGGCTTTGCCTGCGCCTGCTCCTGGCGCGCCGGCGTGATAGCGATTGAAATTTGCGTGAGAACAAAAAGAATGGAGAGGACTGGGATCAACTTCCGGGAAACCAACATAGCGTTGCTCCTTCCGGAGATGAATACTTTTTCGCGCACCACAATACTGCCAGTCGCCCCGCCTTACAAGTTCGAGGGCAACTCTCCTCCCGGTATGGTCATCAAAATTCCTCGCTTGGCACGGTCTGTGGTGGTGAGAACAATGCAAAGCACAACTGATTCCTCCGAATCCGGCATGGAACTCAGGGATCTTTTGCAGGATGAGGAGTTTCGCTTTCGGAATCGCCGCCCACGTGGACGACAGGCCGGCATCGAAGCCTTCCACCGTCTCGCTCACGTTTTCGCGGCCCAACCCGCCGTGCTTTTGCAGGAACTCTGCGATGCTGCGGTTGAGTTCAGCGGCGCAGACAGCGCCGGAATAAGCTTGGAAGAGGCCGGTGCTAATGGTGAGTTGCGGTTCCGCTGGGTCGCTATTTCGGGCAGTTTTGCCGCCTTTCTGAACGGCACGACTCCGCGCTTCTTCAGTCCCTGCGGCACCGCCCTTAGCGCCGCCAGACCTCAGCTCTATCGTGTCACCCGGAAATACTACGACTTGCTGGGTATTGAAGCCGAACCGATCACTGACGGCATTCTCATACCCTGGGTTGCGGATTCGATGCGCGGCACGCTATGGTGCGTATCGCACCACAGCCGGGAAGCCTTCGATTTCGATGACTACAAACTGCTGAACGGCCTCGCCGATTTCGCCGCCATCGCCATTCGCCATCAAAAACAACAGGAAATCCTTCTCAGCCGCCAAAAGGCGGCGGCCTACGTTGAGGCCGCCAGCGAACTCGCGCATGAACTGAATAACCCTCTTCAGAGCCTCACCAGCGCCCTCTATCTTCTGGAACGCGGCCCCGAGGACAGCCGGCGCTTCGTCAAACTCGCATCCGCCGAACTTATCCGCCTCGCCGACATCGTCAGAGAGCTACTGAATCTAAAAGAAGCCGCCTGAGGCCCGTCGGTCAGCCCCGTTCGTACTTCCAGTTCCGCGACTTCCCTTCCGCCAGCCACTGCATCGACGTCGCCAAGCGCTTCCTCCGCGTCTCTTCCGTCTTCGCCTCGCCGACCCACTCCACATAATCCTTCTGCTTGGCATAGCTGAAACCGTCGAACGTCGTCTTCGCCTTCTTGTCCTTTTTCAGCGCGGTCTGAAAGTATGGCGGCACGATCAAGTCCTTCTTCTGCCTCTTCGAGCGTTCCGCAATCGGCGAGCCCACGCCTTCCTCGTTGAGCTGTTTCGCTTTCTTTAGATAACCAACAAGAACCTTTTTCGCAGGCAGGTCCTTCACTGACTTCAACCGTCCAAACGCTCCCATTGCACCCGCCGATTTCCCGCCCTCCGGAAGAATATGCTTGCTCTTCCACAACACCAGCGCACAATGCGCCTTGAAAGCCGACATCCCGCAAAGAATCCCCTGGTATTCGAAGAAAGGCATTCCCCACTTCATCGTTTCTTCCACCTCAGGGACGGCCTCGTGCACGGTCTCGCGAATCTGGCGAAGGATCGGCTGCGCAAATTCAGCAGCTTTGGTGATGTATGCATCGACGCGTTTATCAGTGCTCATACCGCCGCAAGTCTACCGGCAAAACACCCGTGAAACCAGCAAAACACAACTCACCAGAGTCCGAGGTCCTTCGTCAATGTCCTTGGTTTTATTTTCCAAGCGTGGAATTCTGCAATTTCCTGCGCTCTATCTCATCCTGAAGGTGCGCCTTCAGTTCTTCCGAAAGCCGCGCCGTTGCAAGTACCTCCCGCAACGCCTGGCTCGACAGTTGTTCTGAGAAGTACACGGCGCGCGACATCGGCGTATGCACGTTCTTCAACAGCGCAATCTGTATTTCCTTTCGCAACGACCACTTCGTATGCCGGCACACCGCGTGAACAAAGTGTTGCGGAGCGTCTTCGCGCATCAGCGCCCTCACTACAAACTGCTCCGTTAATCGTGAATTCAACAGCGCAGCGTCGCTGACGCGAGCCTCCGAATCAACCAGCAGCGCCGCGGCGATCCGAGTACTCCCTTCCTTCGCCAGCGTCAGCCGCTCGCCGCTGCTGATGGTCTCCAGCCGGTTGATGATCGCCCCCTCGGCAATCATCTTGACGTCAGCCGGCACCGGCGGCAGCAACGCAATCTTCATCAGCTCAAACGTGTACAGCCGCCTTGCAATCGGCAGAGAGACGTAGCGCGGTGTTCTCGGGTGACACACCAGCCCGACGATCACCTTCCGGTGCTTCATCACCGCCACGTTTTTCGAGAGTTCTTCCAGGACATCGCCGCGCAGGTCGCGTCGAACCAGCAACGCGAGCGCCAGGTCTTCCGTCATCCGCCGATCCATGGCGGCCGCCCGTATCTCTTCCGCGACCTGCGAGTGCACCATTAGCTCGAGTTCGGGAGGTGCCGCCGCTTTTTCACGGGGATCAACGTTCATTCGTCGTACCGCACGCGTAGGTTCAAGTCGGAGTGCGCCATGCGTCGCGCCATCATGATCGCGCCCATCACCGGTGGCAGCGTCGTAAGCCGTACCTGCGATTCCGGCCGCTCCGCGTGAATGGAATTGTAAAAAGCGATCCGGACGGTGGGCGAGTTACGGAAGATGCCTCCTGCCATGGCCACCCGAACATGATTGGCCCGAGGCCACAGCTTTCGCGCAACCAGCTTTGCGATCGTCGCCAGTTCGGCTCCAGCCTGCGTCAGCAGATCCTGTGCAATCGAATCCCCTGCGGCGGCCGCCGCCTGCACCGCGGGAAACAGCCGCGAAAAATCGTTCGGACCCGCCCGCGCGCACTTCGCGACCAGGTCGTCGGCATCCTGAATCTGCCAGAGCGGCAGCAGGTACTTGTCGAGACGCGTCTCCTGGTCGCCGTCCCACGCCCGCAGCAGCGCACTCACGGCTTTTCGCCCAATCCACGTCCCCGAGCCTTCATCGGACACAATCGGGCCACGCCCACCCGCACGCGCATTCTCCCCATCGCCGTTGATCCCGAATGCGATCGACCCGGTCCCGGAAATGACCATCACTCCCTCGGAACCGAAGAACGCCGCCTCGTGCGCGATCAACATGTCACCGACGATGGCGAATTGGCCCTCGATCAGCTCTGAGATGATGCGGTCGACAAGTTGACGCCCCGCCTCAATCGCCATTCCGGCCGAGCCAATGCAGGCAAAGTTGATGTCATTACGGGTTACGCCGGCCTTTGAGCAAACGTTTTCGATCCCGCTGCGCAGAACCCTCTGCACCGTGGCATCGTCATTGCGTGTAGGACTGGAACCGCCCTCGGTTACCCGGGCGAGAATGTAGTCTTCATCGGCGAGCGCGAAACTGGTCTTCGTCCCGCCGCCATCAATTCCGAGGTATAAGGGCATCTGAACCGAATTGTGCCACATCAACCCGCCAGATTTCCCACACAAGTTGCCCTCCATCCTTGATAATGGCGGCACCTCCTCGAGGAGACGGCATTTTTAATGGGACTCGGCTGGCTCGACCTGGCAATCATTCTGGTGTATCTGGCCGGCATTACGCTGTTCGGCCTTCGCTTTCGCAAAGCGCAACGCACCCTGCGCGACTACTTCCTCGCCGACAAGAATATTCCCTGGTGGGCGATCATGTTGTCCATCGTCGCCGCTGAAACCAGTGTGCTCACCATCATCAGCACGCCCGGTCTCTCCTACCAGGGCAACATGATGTTCCTGCAGGTCGTGATCGGCTACCTCATCGGCCGCATCGTGATCGCCGTGATCATGCTCCCGCACTACTTCAAGGGCGACCTCTTCACCGCCTACCAGCTCATGGAGCGCCGCTTCGGCCAGAAATTACGCTCGCTCACAGCCGGTCTTTTCCTTGTGACGCGTTCGGTTGCCGAAGGCGTGCGCGTGTTTGCCGTCGCCATCGTGGTCAGTATATCTCTGGGACAATTTCTCGGCGGCTTCTCGGATCTCAACCGCGACCTGATCTCGATCGGCATCGTGACCGCGCTGACTCTTATCTACACCTTCGAAGGCGGCATGGCCGCGGTCATCTGGACCGACGTGGTGCAGATGGCGATCTACATCGGCGGGACACTCGTCGGCTTCGTCATGCTGCTTCACTACATACCCGGCGGCTGGCACCAGGTAGTCGCCGTTGGCGCGAGCGCAGGTAAGTGGAGGATCTTCAACTTCGCGCCGGACTTCTTCCAGACCTACACCTTCTGGGCCGGCGTGATCGGCGGCGCGTTCCTGACCACAGCAAGTCACGGCACCGACCAACTTATCGTGCAGCGGCTGCTCGCGGCCCGCTCTGAGCGCCAATCCAAGATCGCGCTCATCGGCAGCGGCATCGCCGTACTGATCCTCTTTGGGCTGTTCCTCACCCTCGGCGTCATGCTCTTCGCTTATTACG
Encoded here:
- a CDS encoding BadF/BadG/BcrA/BcrD ATPase family protein; this translates as MPLYLGIDGGGTKTSFALADEDYILARVTEGGSSPTRNDDATVQRVLRSGIENVCSKAGVTRNDINFACIGSAGMAIEAGRQLVDRIISELIEGQFAIVGDMLIAHEAAFFGSEGVMVISGTGSIAFGINGDGENARAGGRGPIVSDEGSGTWIGRKAVSALLRAWDGDQETRLDKYLLPLWQIQDADDLVAKCARAGPNDFSRLFPAVQAAAAAGDSIAQDLLTQAGAELATIAKLVARKLWPRANHVRVAMAGGIFRNSPTVRIAFYNSIHAERPESQVRLTTLPPVMGAIMMARRMAHSDLNLRVRYDE
- a CDS encoding YdeI/OmpD-associated family protein, which produces MSTDKRVDAYITKAAEFAQPILRQIRETVHEAVPEVEETMKWGMPFFEYQGILCGMSAFKAHCALVLWKSKHILPEGGKSAGAMGAFGRLKSVKDLPAKKVLVGYLKKAKQLNEEGVGSPIAERSKRQKKDLIVPPYFQTALKKDKKAKTTFDGFSYAKQKDYVEWVGEAKTEETRRKRLATSMQWLAEGKSRNWKYERG
- a CDS encoding sodium:solute symporter; translation: MGLGWLDLAIILVYLAGITLFGLRFRKAQRTLRDYFLADKNIPWWAIMLSIVAAETSVLTIISTPGLSYQGNMMFLQVVIGYLIGRIVIAVIMLPHYFKGDLFTAYQLMERRFGQKLRSLTAGLFLVTRSVAEGVRVFAVAIVVSISLGQFLGGFSDLNRDLISIGIVTALTLIYTFEGGMAAVIWTDVVQMAIYIGGTLVGFVMLLHYIPGGWHQVVAVGASAGKWRIFNFAPDFFQTYTFWAGVIGGAFLTTASHGTDQLIVQRLLAARSERQSKIALIGSGIAVLILFGLFLTLGVMLFAYYGKPAADFGGQDRIFPTFIVTKMEHGISGLMIAAILAAAMSNLSAALNSLSSSTIVDFWLRRKGTAKDDKSMLRVSRMATFGWAVLLFGLAILSRRSQSVIVVGLSIASVAYGALLGVFLLGLLTKRATERGAMAGMLVGFCANMYIWISTLVKPGSMPLEFTRRIPWTWYVMIGACLTFTVGYLASFVMPPNTIDKSMEAHRG